A window of Dehalogenimonas sp. WBC-2 genomic DNA:
CGCTTCAATGTCTCAATCAATCTGGAATCGTCAGCCGGATGCAGTCCCACTGTCGGCTCATCGCAAATATACAGTACTCCCATCAGACCAGAGCCGATCTGGGTAGCCAGACGGATGCGTTGTGACTCGCCACCCGACAAAGTGGCAGAGGCACGGTCTATTGACAGATAATCCAGACCAACATCCTCCAAAAAGCCCAGCCTGGACTTCAATTCCTTGAGTATCTGGCTGGCAATAATCTGTTCCCTCTCCGAAAGAACCGTTTTTATATCTGCAAGCCGCTCAACCCATCCCAGGCTGTCTACTATTGACATGGCACTGATTTCAGCTATGTTTTTACCGTCAATGAACACCGAAAGCGCTTCCGGTTTTAGGCGTTTACCGCCACAGGTGGGACATGGGATAGAAACCATATAACGGGCGATACTGCTTTTCACCTGTTCTGATTCAGAGTCTTTGTAAAGCCGCTCCAGCCGCGGAATGACACCTTCAAATCCGGAGGAATACTGACGCGTCTTACCAAAGCGGTTTTTAATTTTATAATTCTCACCGCCTTCACCGTAGAGAATTATCTCCATCTGATCTGCAGTCAGGTCTTTTACCGGTGAGTTAAGATTAAAGTGGTGGCGCCGGGACACCTCCTCAAGTTGAGAAAAATACCATGTCTGCCATTGGTACGGGTGAATAGCACCTTCGGCCAGGGACAATTTTCTGTTTGGGATAACCAGATCAGGGTCAAACTCCATCTTAACGCCCAAGCCGGTGCAGTCTGGACAGGCACCGTGGGGTGAGTTGAAACTAAAACTCCGGGGTTCTATCTCCCCCATGGAAATATTGCAGTCCGCACAGGCGAATTTCTCGGAGAACATGAATTCTTGTCCGTCTAGAATGGAAATCATGACTATGCCGTCGCCCAGTTTTAGTGCCGTTTCAATAGAATCAGCCAAACGGCTTTGGGTATCGGATTGACCGATGACAAGCCGGTCAATGACCACTTCTACGCGGTGTTTCTTCTTTTTATCCAGCTCAATATCATCAGCAAGATCGCGCACCATACCATCAATGCGAATGCGGGCGTAACCTGACTTCCTGAGTTCTTTGAACATGGCCTGATGTTCGCCTTTGCGGTCTTTTACCACAGGCGATAGCACCATTATACGTGAGCCTTCCGGCAATGATCTGACCGTATCTACAATTTGTTCCACAGCCTGCATGGTAATCTCGCGCCCGCAATTTGGACAATGCGGATGACCGATCCGGGCGAAAAGTAATCTCAGATAATCATATATTTCTGTGGTAGTGCCTACGGTTGAACGCGGATTACGCGAAGCGCCCTTTTGATCGATGGATATGGCTGGTGATAGGCCTTCAATGTAGTCTACATCCGGTTTTTCCATGCGCCCCAAAAACTGCCGGGCGTAAGCAGACAGAGACTCCATATATCGGCGCTGACCTTCAGCATAAATGGTGTCGAATGCCAGTGAACTTTTACCCGACCCCGAAGCACCGGTGATGACAACCAGCTTGTCCCGCGGTATTGTAACGTCTATATTTTTAAGATTGTGCTCTCTGGCACCTTTGACGATAATCTTATCTAAAGGCATCTCGGCTCCTGACAAACAGCCTTAGATTATACCCCGCTTACACCATTTTGAACAATCTGCAGATTGGATATCAATCGTAAAACAGCTTGATATTTCGGGTTAGTTTTGTGATACGCCACGAAACCTTATGACCCAATCAATTATAATCAAAATAGAAACCTCTGCTGACATAATTATAGGAACTCTCTTTAGTAATGCCTCACTATTTAAGGTATAATCACAGCGCTTATGTCTTGCCAGGTCTATTATCGCAAATGGCGCCCCCAAACCCTCGGTGAGGTGGTGGGACAAGCGCCGATAACCACTACTCTGCTCTCTGCGCTTCGGCAACGACGCATGGCTCAGGCATACCTGTTCTGTGGGCCGAGGGGCACCGGCAAAACCTCTACCGGCCGCATTCTGGCTAAAGCCGTTAACTGTCTCACCAACGAAGGTCTGGGTGAACCATGTAATACCTGTGATATGTGCCGCGCCATCACTGAAGGCCGCGCTATGGATATCATTGAGATTGATGCCGCTTCCAATACCGGCGTTGAAGATATCCGGGAGCTAAAAGAACGTGCCAACTACTCCCCCGCCGAAGCCCGCTACAAGGTATATATTATTGATGAAGTCCATATGCTTTCAACCAGTGCCTCTAACGCGCTTTTGAAGACCCTTGAAGAGCCTCCGCCGCAGGTCATATTTGTTCTGGCCACCACGGAGTTGCATAAGATATTACCTACTATTATGTCACGTTGCCAGCGTTTTGATTTCCGCCGTTTATCAACCACTGACATAGCAGCCAAACTCAGTGAGATTGCCTTGGCGGAGGGTGTTGATATTGACGCTGATGGCGTCGCTTTGCTGGCTCGCGCTTCAGGCGGCAGTCTTCGTGATGCTGAAAACCTGCTTCAACAGATCGCCACCGTGAATTTAAGCAACATCACCCTCCGTCAAGTACAATCCGGATTGGGACTAACCGGTGATGACCGGTCAAACCGGCTGATCAATCATCTGATTGCCAAAGACGCCTCAGCCGGGATGCGTCTTATATCGGAAATAGCCGCCGATGGTGTGGATTTAAAACAATTTAACCGTGAGTTGGTTGAAAAACTGCACCATTTATTGATGGTCAAGGCCGGTGCTGCCGGAGCAGTGGGTCTTACTGCAGAGGAACTCTCCGAAGCCAAATCCAACGCCGCAACGGCTACTATTGAGCATATTATGGCGGCGCTTAAAGGCTTCACTGCCTTGTTCAACGGCGCTGACATGACCAGTCCCCTGGCAATGGAGATGGCGTTGATAGACGTTACCAACAAACCGGGGCCGGCAACCGCCGCACCGGAAATTGCCAAATCAACACAAGATAAACCTTTATCAATTGAATCATCACCACCAAAGATACAGGCACAACCAATATCTCCGGTGATACAAAAACCGGCACCGGCAGTAACAACAACGGTTCCTGAAACTACAGTAGTTGCATCTATTGAAGCTCAGGAGCAAAGCCCGCGAAAGCCTCCGGCTGAGCTGAATGCCAGTCCGATAAAAACCCTGGATGAATTGGTGGCTCAATGGCCTCAGATACTCACAGCAGCGCCGCCGCAGCTAAGGCGCTCATCAGCGCTGGCTATTTTACGCAGCGCCGGCGTGCAGCCTGTTGCTTTTGAAAACGGTATGGTGACATTATGCTTTAAATTTCCTATTCACATGAACAAGATCAATGAGATAGAGAATAAGAAGGTTACATCAGAAATTTTATCAAGCTGTTTGGGCATCACATGCCAGGTGAATTGCATTCATGAGGCACCCAGTAACCATTTAGTCAAAGAAGCACAGCGCCGCGGTGCTGAAATAATAAGCGTGGAGGATAAATGGACTTCTCAAGGGTAAAACAGGCAATGGAACTTAAATCACAATTGGATAAAATACAGAAAGAGTTAGCCAAGGTGGTTGTTGAAGCTGAGAAAGGGCCGGTTAAAGTCACTGCAAACGGGCAGCAGAAGATCCTGACCATCACTATTGATCCCGATGCCTTAAAACCTGAAAAAGCCAAACAGCTTGAAGACACTGTTCTAAAAGTGATCAATGATGCTCTGGAAAAAGCCAAAAAGGCCTCCAGTAAGGAAATGGCCGGTATGATGGGTGGCATGAACATCCCGGGTCTGACCTAAAATCATGAAAGAAGGTCCAAAGTCCACCGCGGCGGCGGTCAATCGTCTGACCGATGTGCTTGGCCGGTTGCCTGGCATAGGGCCAAAAAGCGCTCAACGTCTTGCGTATCATATTCTTAAAGCAAACGAGGAGCAGGTGAAAGACCTGGCAGCCGCCCTGATTGACGTAAAGACAAAGACCAGGCTTTGCCGGATCTGTTGTAATATTACTGACGCCGAAGTTTGTAGTATTTGCGCCAGTCCTGTGCGCGACCAGACACGTGTTTGTGTTGTAGAACAGCCTCAGGATATGTTGACGCTGGAACATACCGGTGCTTTCAAAGGCGTCTACCACGTACTGCACGGCGCCATCTCACCCACTGATGGTATCGGTACTGATGACATCCGTCTGAGAGAACTTCTAACACGACTGGAAAGCGGTGCTTTGACGGAGGTGATACTGGCCACTAACGCCAACGTGGAAGGTGAGACAACGGCAATGTATGTGCAGCGTCTGGTCACACCACTCGGCATTAAAGTCACCCGGTTGGCTCGCGGTCTGCCCTTTGGCGGTGAGATAGAATATGCTGATGATGTTACCTTATCTCGCGCCATGGAAAATCGGCAGGAGTTTTAAGCGGAGTAAGTCATGCCCCGAGAAGTTTTAAACCAGTCCACTAAGGCGGGAACGCTCCCCGGAACGGTTATACATGTCGGTAAAAGACGGACAGAGACACCCCGGATAGTCCTTTTTAGATATGATGCTTCGCAATATCAAGAAAAGCCGTTGGAAGATATTGCAGGAGAACTCGAGTCTGGTGACACAGGCTCAGTCACCTGGATAAATGTTGACGGTCTTCATGAACCCTCAATAATAGAACAATTTGGCCGTCATTTTGAACTTCACCCTCTTATACAGGAAGATATCGCCAATACCCAGCAACGTCCAAAGTTGGAGGATTACGAGCAATACCTGTTTATAGTTCTCAAAATGCTTTATCGTGACACAACTGAAGATGAGATTATTGCTGAGCAGGTCAGTCTGGTAATTGGCAATAATTATGTTTTATCCTTCCAGGAAGGTGCAGGAGACCCTTTCGATCATGTACGTGAACGTTTACGTAATAATAAAGGATTATTACGTAAACTAGGTTCTGATGCTTTGGCCTACGCCCTTATTGATGCCATTGTAGACAACTATTTCGTTGTGTTGGAGAGTTTCGGTGAAATTACCGAGACACTGGAAGAGAATCTCCTGCTGTCGCCGACCAGCGATACGCTTTCAATTATAAAAAATCTTAAACGAGAGATACTGTTCATGCGTCGAAGTGTCTGGCCGCTTCGAGAAGTCATTGGCGGTTTGCGCCATTCCGACTCACCGCTTATCCACGACGTAACCCGGCCTTATATTCAGGATGTATATGATCACACTATTCAGGTGATGGATAGCATTGATAACTCACGTGAAATGCTATCTGACCTGCTTGATATCTACCTTTCCAGTGTTTCCAACCGCCTCAACGAAGTGATGAAAGTGCTCACTATCATCGCCACTATTTTCATTCCGCTGACCTTCATCTCGGGAGTATACGGCATGAATTTTACAAATATGCCCGAGCTTGACTGGCGCTGGGGATATTTTAGTGTATTGGTATTTATGGGAATTGTAGGCTTAGCCTTGTTGTATTATTTCCGGCGTAAAAAATGGTTGTAACCCGTGGAAACTGTCAATTATGATATTTTGCACGGCTCGATACCAACATGTTTACAGATGACAACCATGTTCTACTGGTGCCGCCAGATGGGGATGTCTACCCGGGGTGCCGAATCTTGTGAATCAATCCGGTGAACTTATCAATGAACTTAGGAAGCTTTCTAATCCGGCAAATATAGCCGGTATGGCCCGTTTTGGCATAAGCCCAGATAATACGCTAGGCGTATCAATGCCTGTTTTAAGGTTAATGGCCAAAAAACATCGTCATCAACATTCACTGGCGATTGAGTTATGGAATTCGGGCGTTCATGAAGCAAGGATACTGGCAAGCCTGATAGATGATCCTGCCCTGGTTTCCTTAAAACAGATGGATGATTGGACGCATGATTTTGATTCCCGGGATGTTTGCGACCAGGTTTGTGCCAATCTATGGGAGAGGACTCCCTATGCTTATACCAAGGCTTTCGAATGGTGCCGTCATCAGGAAGAATTTGTTAAACGCGCTGGTTTTGTCCTTATGGCACGATTGGCAGTCAGCGATAAGAAAATGCCTGATGAAACAATAGCTACATTTCTTGGTGAGATCGTAAAAGGATCGGATGATCGGCGTAATTTTGTAAAAAAGGCGGTCAATTGGGCGCTACGCCAAATAGGAAAACGCTCAATTGAATTAAACAGACAGGCAGTTAACACCGCCGCAGAAATTGCAGTGTCTGATAATCCTGCAGCCCGCTGGATTGCCGCCGATGCATTGCGTGAGCTTCAAAGCACAGCCGTCCAGATCCGTTTAAAAACGAGAAGCGATGACTGAACCTCGTGAGATCAAGACCCCGGCAGTGGTCATCAGAAGGTTCAGACTTAATGACGCTGACCGAGTCATTACTCTTTTCACCCAGGAAATGGGTAAAGTATCTGCCATAGCAAAGGGTGTCAGAAAGTCAACAAGCAAGCTCGCCGGTCATCTGGAGCCACTTACCTTCACCAGCATAACTCTGACTCGGGGTAAAAATTTAAAAATCATCACCGGCAGTCAAACTATTAAACCGTTCCTGCATATCCGCAATTCCCTTGAAGGCACTGCCCATGCATTATACTATACCGAATTAATCTACCATTTCACCCCGGAGGATCAACCAAACCCTTCAGTCTTTGGTCTATTGACTGAGGTTTTGGATACTCTGGATAACGTGGCCAGCCCCGCCATTTTGAGCCGCTACTTTGAGCTGAATTTATTAAAATATCTGGGTTATCAACCAGTGCTCAGGCGCTGTCAGGATTGTGGTGCGGAGCTTCAGTCTGTGGTTAACTATTTTTCTGTTGCCCATGGAGGCATACTATGCCCAACCTGTACCACTGCATCAGCATTGCCGTTGTCCTGCAACGGGCTCAAAGTAATACGATTTATTTTAGAGAATGAATTTGACCTTGTAAGAAAATTGAAATGCGACCTGGTTTTAAACAGAGAGATCCAAAATATTTCCAGGAGCTATCTACGCTACCTACTGGAAAAAGAGCCAAAAAGCGCTGCGTGGCTCGATGAACTTAATACCAACATCTCTCAATAAGGAACTCTCTATCTGTCCCGTGTAGTCATACAACTCGTTGACAATAACGTAAGTATTAATTACCATACACGGATTATCCTACAAGTAATCTTGGAACAGGTTTATTTTCTTTGCACTAATCTCTTGATTGAAAGGTAGATTGGGTGAATAGTAAATTTATCTTCCGGTGGTTGCTCGTTCTAATATTCATTCATCCTTTATGGGACTTTGAGATACAATCCGGTCTATCATCTGATGAATTCTTGCCCCCGCCATCAATGCAAATCAGTCAACAAGCCACTGATTTAACGATACGGCCAACCACGTTGTTTACAACCGTTGTTGGTGCTCAGTTGGCAGATACTGGTCGGCAGATGACAAACATTGCAGTTCTTACCAGAACACCCTCAGCCAATGCCCTGGATATCCCTGTTGACTCCAACGTAGAAGTACACTTTAATACCAACATAGCTGAAGGCAGTCTAAATCCCGCCAACTTTATTACATACGGGTCTATCTCCGGTAGGATCAATGGTGTTTTTTCACTAATTGACGCGGCGACAGTCATATTCAATCCCGCAACTTATTTCAGTCCTGGTGAAACTATTACTATCACCTTAAAGAGTGGGCTTCAAAGTATTGACGGAGGGTATTTAGCTGCACCCACAATATGGCAATTCTCTGTGGCGGGAGGGCAGGGACCAGCGGTGTTTTTGCCGGGGCAGATTTCAGGCGAGTTCACTAGCAATGACGTGGCATTAGGCGATCTTAACAATGATGGCTTTATTGATGCCTTCATAGCTAACAGCGGCGCCAATCAGGTATATCTTAATGATGGCAATGGCAGCTTTAGTGACAGCGGGCAATCACTGGGTGATTCGGTCAGCAATGGGGTTAGTTTGGGTGACCTGGATGGCGACGGCGACCTGGATGCCTTTGTTGCCAACGGCGATGCCAACAAAGTATGGCTCAATAATGGTGCTGGGATTTTCGCCGACAGTGGACAGGTTTTAGGTAATACGGAAAGTTTGGATGTGGCTTTGGGTGATCTCGATGGTGATGGAGATTTGGATGCTTTCATTGCCAACTTCGGAAGTAACAAAGTGTGGCTAAATAACGGAGCAGGAATTTTTACTGAAAGCCAGTCAATGACCGCTGCCAACAGCAACGGCGTCGCGCTAGGCGATCTTGATTCAGATGGTGACCTGGACGCATTTGTGGCTAACAGCGTCGTTGCCAACGAGGTTTGGCTTAACAACGGCAACGGGGTTTTTACCAGAAGCTGGATCTCAACCAACGCCGTCACAAGCCTTTCTGTTTCTCTGGGTGATCTCGATCACGATGGAGATTTAGACGCCTTCATCGCCAACCGTTATGCTAACGAAGTTTGGTTCAACAGCGGCAATGCCAGTTTTACCAACAGTGGGCAATCTATCGGAGGCAGTATTTGGAGCACAGATACCGCACTCAGTGATTTTGATGGTGACGGAGATTTGGATGCTTTCACCACAAACGGGGTGTTAGTCAATACAAATAAATTATGGCTCAACAATGGAAGCGGCGTATTTAGCGCCACTACTCAATCATTAGGTAATACCAATAGCACCGGGGTTGCTTTGGGAGATTTCAATGGTGATGGTTATATTGATGTCTTTGTTACCAACACCACCTCCAACGAGATCTGGTTGAACGCCAATCCTGGCATTACTATTACATCTCCAGTCAATGGAGCAAGTTGGCCAATTGCATCATCCCAAATTATCAGATGGACATCAGTTGGTATTTCAGAAGATATCACAATAGAAATATCCCGCAATAACGGTCTTGACTGGGCAACTGTGGCAACCTCAATCACAAATAATGGCTCCTATCCCTGGGTGGTGTCGGGACCTGTCACCAGTCAGGCCAGGATCAGGATAAGTTCATCAACCAATTCCTCAATCAACAGTGTTTCGGCGTCTTTCACTATTGGCGGGTTGCCGTCCATCACCCAGCATCCCCAAGGGCAGACCATAACCTACGGCGCCGATGTCACCTTCAATTCATCCGCCACCGGTGACCCCGAGCCAACCATCCAATGGCAATTAAGTACTGACAGCGGAGAATCCTGGTCTGACATACCAAATGCAAACGATACCAGTTATAGCGTGACCAAACCGACTATAAACATGAGTGACTGGCGCTACCGCGCCGTGTTTGAGAATAGCAACGGCACCGTAATCACAGACACCGCAATATTAACCATCACTCCTCGTTCCGTAACGGTGAGCGCTGTGGCAAAGAACAAAATTTACGGTGACACGGACCCTGAACTAACCTACATTATAACCAATGGCACACTCATCGGTGGAGACAGTTTCTCAGGAGATTTAACCCGCACAAGCGGTGAAAACGTCAGTATCTACGCTATATCACAGGGAACACTGGCACTAAACTCCAACTATGTATTGGGTTTTAACGGCGCCAGTCTGAATATTAACAGCAAAGCCGCCTCTGTATCTCCGGGTGCTGAAACCAAGATCTACGGCGAAGCTGATCCTGTCTTTACCGGCACGCTCAACGGATTTCTTCCAGCAGACAACGTAACAGCAAATTACAGCCGGGAACCGGGTGAGGTAGCTGGAACTTATATCATCAGCGCCACCTTAAGCCCGTCAGGTGTTTTGGGTAATTACAACATCATTTACCAAACTGCCACCTTTACCATCATTGCCGATCCGGCCCCGGTCTTTACTCAGCAACCGTTGGATCAACAAGTAATCTACGGTGCCGTTGCCACATTTGCCGTCATTATTACCGGAAATCCAACGCCGGATATTCAATGGCAGACAAGTACTGATCATGGCATAACCTGGATGGATATAGCAGAGGCGGATACCACTAGTTATGTAATAAGCCGTCCGACGGTTGCTATGAATGGATGGCAATACCGGGCACTTCTTAGTAACACATCCGGAACAGCTATATCCAACACCGTTTCACTTTTAGTTGATGCCCGGCCAGTCACCGTTGCCGCCGATGCCCAGGCAAAATTATATGGCAATAATGACCCTTTTCTAAGCTATCAGTTAACTGTAGGTGCATTAGTAAATGGGGATGCTTTTTACGGTAACTTGAATCGCACCAGCGGTGAAAATGTTGGTCCGTATCTGATTGACCAAGGCACCCTGTCACTGAATTCTAATTACATATTGCATTTCATAGCAGGCAGTTTGTCCATCGCACCACGGCCTGTCACAGTTACCGCAGACCCTCAAGCCATAATCTACGGCGATGATGAACCTGTATTAACGTGGCATGTCACTAATAGTTCATTAGCCTTTAATGATGTTTTTATCGGCAGTCTCAACCGCGACGTTGGCAATAGTGTTGGCGAATACGTTATTTATCAAGGAAGTCTTGATATTAATCCAAATTACTTGCTCAGTTTCAGCGTCGCTTCACTGACTATTGGAGCCAAACCCGCCGCAGTAAACCCGAACCCGCTGAGCAAAATCGTTGGTACCCCGGACCCGGAATTAACAGGCATTTTAAGCGGATTTTTACCAGCAGACAACATCACCGCCAGTTATCAACGCGTTGGAGGTGAAACCCTCGGCAGCTATATTATAAACGCCATTCTGAACCCTGTATCAGTTTTGAACAATTACAGCATTACCTATAACACAGCTAGTTTTGTTATCACCACTGATCCATCTCCAGTCATCATCCAACAACCGGTGGCTCAAACAATAACATATGGCAACAATGTGTTCTTTTCCTCTAATGCTAGCGGTACTCCCATGCCGTCTGTACAGTGGCAGGTAAGTACCGATCAAGGTAACATCTGGACTTATATTCAAGATGCAGCCCAGTTAACCCTCACAATCATCAAACCCACTGTTGATATGAACGGCAGACAATACCGTGCGGTTTTTACCAATTCAGCAGGTTCCCGATATACCGATGCTGTTCTCCTAACGGTGGAGCCTAAATTAGCCACACCTTCTGTTTTGATTGCCAGCAAGACTTATGACGGCACACTAACCGCAACAATAGTCTCAAGGTCACTGTCCGGCGTTATTCAAGGGGATGATGTTACCCTGTATGGCGGTAGCGCTGTCTTTACTACTAAAGATATTGACAACAACAAAACTGTTACCATTACTGGTCTGACCCTGGGTGGTTTGCAGGCCGGTAATTACCAATTATCACTGAATGTTATCTCCACAATAGCCAACATAACCACACCGCTGTTGGCCGGAACCAGCTTTACCGGGTCACAGATTGGAGGTTACGGCTTTACCGGCAATTCTCCCTTTATAGATGATAGCGGCAAAACCGTCACCGCCGGGATGTTATCCACCGAAAACGGCCAACTGAGTCTATTTATCCCGGACGGTGTGTATATTTGGAACAGTGCCGGTACGGTTCAATTATCTCTGTCAGTCCTCAGTCTAACGGAACCGCCTGACCAGTCGCCTCAAAACGGATTGTTGTTTGCTTATGAACTTGGTCCCAGCGGTAGCATCTTCAACCCGGGTATTTCTCTAACCTGCTCTTATACAGCCTCATTGCTGCCGTCCGACAGTATTGAAACTGACCTGTATATTGCCTGGTGGGATGGCTATCAATGGATTAGGCTGGCTAGCGCAGTCGACACAAACAATCACACTGTCACGACATTAATTAAACACTTTTCCACCTACGCTCTTTTTGCCCAAACACCCACACCGGTTGCTGAGGTTGTTACTCCGACTCCAGATATAGAAGCGGATGTTACTTCAATACCAGTTCCAGTGACTGACATGACCCCGCCTCAGACCGATGCATCGTCGGCAACCCCTGTTATAACTCCATTGGATAATCATAAATCTGACACTTTAACATTCATTCTTGTAGCCCTGTGTGCGGTTTCAGTTTTAGGTATCATCATGCTCAGATTAAGACGAAACAGGCGGTACAATCATTATCCTTAGATTTAGCCCAGTTATTTACGGAATCAGCTCTAATAATCCTTCTTTTCAGTACCACGATAATCTATCAGGTTATTGACAAACACTCATCACCCCTTTA
This region includes:
- the corA gene encoding CorA transporter (Magnesium and cobalt transport protein CorA), with amino-acid sequence MPREVLNQSTKAGTLPGTVIHVGKRRTETPRIVLFRYDASQYQEKPLEDIAGELESGDTGSVTWINVDGLHEPSIIEQFGRHFELHPLIQEDIANTQQRPKLEDYEQYLFIVLKMLYRDTTEDEIIAEQVSLVIGNNYVLSFQEGAGDPFDHVRERLRNNKGLLRKLGSDALAYALIDAIVDNYFVVLESFGEITETLEENLLLSPTSDTLSIIKNLKREILFMRRSVWPLREVIGGLRHSDSPLIHDVTRPYIQDVYDHTIQVMDSIDNSREMLSDLLDIYLSSVSNRLNEVMKVLTIIATIFIPLTFISGVYGMNFTNMPELDWRWGYFSVLVFMGIVGLALLYYFRRKKWL
- a CDS encoding excinuclease ABC subunit A — encoded protein: MPLDKIIVKGAREHNLKNIDVTIPRDKLVVITGASGSGKSSLAFDTIYAEGQRRYMESLSAYARQFLGRMEKPDVDYIEGLSPAISIDQKGASRNPRSTVGTTTEIYDYLRLLFARIGHPHCPNCGREITMQAVEQIVDTVRSLPEGSRIMVLSPVVKDRKGEHQAMFKELRKSGYARIRIDGMVRDLADDIELDKKKKHRVEVVIDRLVIGQSDTQSRLADSIETALKLGDGIVMISILDGQEFMFSEKFACADCNISMGEIEPRSFSFNSPHGACPDCTGLGVKMEFDPDLVIPNRKLSLAEGAIHPYQWQTWYFSQLEEVSRRHHFNLNSPVKDLTADQMEIILYGEGGENYKIKNRFGKTRQYSSGFEGVIPRLERLYKDSESEQVKSSIARYMVSIPCPTCGGKRLKPEALSVFIDGKNIAEISAMSIVDSLGWVERLADIKTVLSEREQIIASQILKELKSRLGFLEDVGLDYLSIDRASATLSGGESQRIRLATQIGSGLMGVLYICDEPTVGLHPADDSRLIETLKRLRNLGNSILVVEHDEAMMRAADWIIDLGPGAGEHGGHLIVSGPLEEVLACPHSITGQYLSGRKSIPLPEHRRPGNGKEMVIRGARQNNLKNIDVHIPLGNLVCIAGVSGSGKSTLVNEILFKKLAQAFNGTREKPGDHDGIDGLEYIDKVIAIDQSPIGRTPRSNPATYTGAFTPIREIFATLPEARMRGYNAGRFSFNIKGGRCETCHGEGYIEIEMQFLPDVTVPCEVCHGQRYSREVLDIRFKDKNIAEVLNMTVDYALDFFEHVPSIKSKLKSMHDVGLGYIRLGQPAPTLSGGEAQRIKLASELARRAVGHTMYILDEPTTGLSFDDVAALLKVMQRLVTAGNSVVVIEHQLDIIKNADWVIDLGPGAGHRGGEIVAVGTPEQVAQVPESATGEYLKKVLPA
- a CDS encoding recombination protein RecR, translating into MKEGPKSTAAAVNRLTDVLGRLPGIGPKSAQRLAYHILKANEEQVKDLAAALIDVKTKTRLCRICCNITDAEVCSICASPVRDQTRVCVVEQPQDMLTLEHTGAFKGVYHVLHGAISPTDGIGTDDIRLRELLTRLESGALTEVILATNANVEGETTAMYVQRLVTPLGIKVTRLARGLPFGGEIEYADDVTLSRAMENRQEF
- a CDS encoding DNA recombination mediator protein (DNA recombination and repair protein reco), with the translated sequence MTEPREIKTPAVVIRRFRLNDADRVITLFTQEMGKVSAIAKGVRKSTSKLAGHLEPLTFTSITLTRGKNLKIITGSQTIKPFLHIRNSLEGTAHALYYTELIYHFTPEDQPNPSVFGLLTEVLDTLDNVASPAILSRYFELNLLKYLGYQPVLRRCQDCGAELQSVVNYFSVAHGGILCPTCTTASALPLSCNGLKVIRFILENEFDLVRKLKCDLVLNREIQNISRSYLRYLLEKEPKSAAWLDELNTNISQ
- a CDS encoding DNA polymerase III subunits gamma and tau, coding for MSCQVYYRKWRPQTLGEVVGQAPITTTLLSALRQRRMAQAYLFCGPRGTGKTSTGRILAKAVNCLTNEGLGEPCNTCDMCRAITEGRAMDIIEIDAASNTGVEDIRELKERANYSPAEARYKVYIIDEVHMLSTSASNALLKTLEEPPPQVIFVLATTELHKILPTIMSRCQRFDFRRLSTTDIAAKLSEIALAEGVDIDADGVALLARASGGSLRDAENLLQQIATVNLSNITLRQVQSGLGLTGDDRSNRLINHLIAKDASAGMRLISEIAADGVDLKQFNRELVEKLHHLLMVKAGAAGAVGLTAEELSEAKSNAATATIEHIMAALKGFTALFNGADMTSPLAMEMALIDVTNKPGPATAAPEIAKSTQDKPLSIESSPPKIQAQPISPVIQKPAPAVTTTVPETTVVASIEAQEQSPRKPPAELNASPIKTLDELVAQWPQILTAAPPQLRRSSALAILRSAGVQPVAFENGMVTLCFKFPIHMNKINEIENKKVTSEILSSCLGITCQVNCIHEAPSNHLVKEAQRRGAEIISVEDKWTSQG
- a CDS encoding hypothetical protein (hypothetical protein co-occurring with RecR), giving the protein MDFSRVKQAMELKSQLDKIQKELAKVVVEAEKGPVKVTANGQQKILTITIDPDALKPEKAKQLEDTVLKVINDALEKAKKASSKEMAGMMGGMNIPGLT